The Acidobacteriota bacterium sequence CCAATGAGGCCGACAAGCTTGTGAAGCACCTGCAGCCGGGGAATTCGGAAAGAGACGAACGCTGAAGTGTTAGTGTGCCAAAAGGGGAGAGCCTGATCTGTTACTGAGTACTCCCGCTGACTACTGTCCCACCTGATACCTAAGCACCGACAAGGTTGGAGGTTGGAAGATAGGCGTATCTCGCATTCGTGTTCCCGATCTGTGAATCGGTCGTTCCGCCGCCCTCGGCCGGTATGCTGCGTCCCGCTCCTGGTCACTGCGATCTTCAATTCGTGGCCGAATCCTCGCGGCAGCTTAGGCGAGCCAGGGGTTAACTACAGGGACGGACAAATCTTCAAAGTGACTCAGGTTGCGCGTGGCGAGCGCAGCGTGATGCGCAACGACGATCCCTGCGATCATCGTGTCCCGCAGCTCTCCCGGTCGGCCTCGTCGTTTACGAGATGCCCTCAAGTCAGCCGCCTGCCTGGCCGCGGCGGCATCAAACGGTGCGACCCGCTGGCTCATCATGTCGAGCAGATTTTCAAATGCTTGCATCAGCAAAGATCTGCGTTTTCCCCTGGCCATGATCTGCAGCCCGAATCGCACTTCGAGAAGCGTCAATGACGTAGTCCAGATCGATGTTCGGGGCTGCTGGTCGAGCCACGCCACAACTTTCTTATCGGGCTCCTGCTGCATTAATGCGGAAAGCACGTTGGTGTCGAGAATAATCATGACTCGAACGATGCCGGGTTTATTTCGTTACCTCGCAATTCTGCAATGTCAGAGTGCAATCCGGTTTTGGCGAACAAGCGGGCAATCTCGGAGCCAAGTCCGCGAGCCGAGCCTTCATCATCATTAATGACCGCATTGCGAAGAATTTCACGCACCTCCTCCTCCATGCTTCGGCGATTCCGCCGGGCCCGCTGCTGCAACCGTTCCTTCACAGCGCTCGCGAGATTCCGCACCACAAGCTGCCCCATATCTTCCTCCGATCTTATCGCTTGATATCATGATATCACATCATTGGTGACGAGCCTATGCCGCGTGGTTCGGGCCGATGCAATTTGAGCGTAGGAGTCATCAATCGCAAAGGATCACCCGAAATGTGAACAATCACCCAGTTCTCAGAACCGCTAACCGCAGCCGATCCGGGTGTTGTTCGGTACAATCCCCACCCATGGCCTGGACCCAGACCTACGATCCGTTCGGACATTGGTGGCTGTCCACGTTGTGCGCGGCGCTGCCGATTATTGTGCTCTTCGTGTTGCTGGCTGGACTGCAGGTACGTCCGCATCTGGCTGCGTTAGCCGGCGTGGCGACGGCGATGGTCGTCGCGACTACGGCGTTTCACATGCCTGTCTCGCTCGCCGCGGCTAGCTTTCTGTACGGTGTCTCATTTGGATTGCTGAAGATTGTCTGGATCGTAGTGGCTGCCGTCTTTCTCTACGACGTCTCAGTCGAGGCCGGCAAATTCGAGATCATGCAGCGCTCGATTGCTCGCATCACTTATGACCAGCGCCTGCAGGTGCTGCTCGTGGCCTTCTGCTTCGGCGCGTTCATCGAAGGCTGTGCCGGATTTGGATCGCCGGTCGCGATTGCCGGCGCGTTCATGATCGGCCTGGGATTCCGTCCCTTCCACGCCGCTGCGCTCAACTTGATCGCGAACACCGCTCCAGTCGCATGGGGAGCGATCGGCATCCCGGTACACACGCTGGCTGCGGTTTGCGGCCTGCCTGAGCCGGATTTGAGCGCGATGATTGGACGCATCCTTCCCATCACGGCGGTCATAGTTCCATTTTGGCTGGTGCGCGCCATGGTGGGATGGGAGCTGACCTTCGAAGTGCTGCCGGCGATCCTCGTCGTTGGATTCTCCTTCGGCGCCACGCAGTTCTTCTGGGCGAACTACATGGATAGCAATCTTGTGGATATCACCAGTGGAGTCGTCTCGATGATTGTGCTGGTGGTGTTTCTGAAGCTCTGGAAACCGAAGCGCTTATGGCGAGAGGGAAAGGTTTTTACAGCGACACTGAGTGTCACGACGAAGTCTCTGTCAAAGGAGGAGGCAGACCGCATTCGCCAGTCGCTGATCGATAACCCGCCGCCAGATCCGAAGGTATTTATGCGCGAGCGGCGCAAAGAAGCAGCATTGGCCTGGCTGCCGTTCCTCATTCTTTCCGTCATCGTGTTGCTTTGGGGCCTGCCAACCATTAAGACCGCCATGAATCGCTACACAACTCCGGCATTCCAGCGCGGCGGCTGGGAGTTCCCGATTCTGCACAACAACGTGATGCGCGCGGCTCCTGTAGTGGCCAAGCCCACGCGCGAAGCGGCGAGGTTCGATTTCAACTGGCTCTCAGCCACGGGCAGCGGATGCTTTCTTGCCGCCGTCATCTCGGGTTTCATTCTGGGACTCAGTCCGCGACGGCTGCTGCGTGTCTTCGGCCACACCTTGTATCGAATGCGCTTTGCCATACTCGCGATCTCGTTCATGCTCGGCTTGGGCTACGTCACGCGATATTCAGGCCTCGATGCCGTTTTGGGACTCGCTTTTACCCGCTCCGGAAGGTTTTATCCATTCTTCGGAACCTTCCTGGGATGGCTCGGAGTGGCGCTCACCGGCAGCGACACGTCGTCAAACGCGCTCTTCGGCAGCCTGCAGCGCATTACCTCGCAGCAGCTCGGCCTAGATCCGGTGCTGATGTGCGCCGCCAACAGCGCCGGCGGCGTAATGGGGAAGATGGTGGATGCGCAGTCGATCTGCGTGGCAACAGCAGCGACCAATCAGCTTGGAAACGAGGGCCAGATCTTCCGCTTCGTGGTGTGGCACTCGATCGCACTGGGAGCGATCGTGGGATTGATCGTTTTGATGTACGCCTATGTATTTCCCCAGGCAGTGCCACACGGACTGATCCTGGGACACTAGAATGGTCCCGAGTCGTGCTCGTTAAGAACTGTCATCCTGAGGCGCGCTGTTGGCCGAAGGATCTCCCGGAATGAATCAGACTGACTCGCTGCATCCCGGCCCTTTCACGAGGATATTCGCCAAAGAGCCGTGAGGCAGCAAGTACGTTCCAAGGCATCGCGGGAGATCCTTCGGCCAACATCGGGCCTCAGGATGACAGTTTGGCCAGTCACAACATTTCTAGTACCCAGATCACCTAAAAATGGTGTGTGGCACAGGCGCCGTCGCCTGTGTACTATGCAGAGTCCACAGCCGAGGGCGGCTGTGCCACATAGCTTCCTATCATGGCTCTGCCCGCACACTTGGTAGTCGGCATTGGCGAAGCTCTGTGGGACATGCTTCCCACGGGCAAACATCTCGGCGGGGCGCCGCTCAACTTCGCGTACATCGCTTCCCTGCTGGGCGAGCATGCAATCATCGCCTCCCGAATCGGGAATGACTCGCTGGGCGCGCAGATTCAGTCGGAGCTCGCCGGACGCAATCTCGACACCAGCGGTATTCAGACCGATTTGAAACTTCCAACAGGTACCGTGGAGGTTCGATTCAGAGCCGGTCAGCCGGAGTACGAAATCCGCCAGCCGGTCGCCTGGGATGCGCTCGAATGGACCCCGAAATGGCGCGAAATAGCCGCTAACTGTGACGCCGTCTGCTGCGGAAGCCTGGCGCAAAGAACCCCAAAATCGCGTGAAACCATTCAAAATTTTCTCGAAAACACGCGCCCGGAGTGTCTGCGAGTCTTCGATATCAATCTTCGAAGGCCGTTTTATGAGCGCGGAATCATCGATTCGTCGCTCCATTTGGCGACCATTTTGAAGTTAAATGACGTGGAATTGCCCGAAATAGCGGCGATCTTGGGCCTGAAAAGCGCTTCTAACGGCGCGCTAATGCGCGAATTGCTGGACAAATACGGCCTTAAAGTGGTGCTGGTAACGTGCGGAGAGCGTGGCGCAATGGCTGCACAAGGCGAAAAAGTCGTGTCGCATCCCGGCTTTAAGGTGCGCGTGCGCGACACAATCGGCGCCGGCGACGCCTTTACTGCCGCCGCCATCCACTGCATTTTGCGCGGATTAGAGCTGCAAAAGACGCTGGCATTTGCCAATAAATGGGCGTCCTGGGTGGCTTCGGAAGCGGGCGCAATGCCGCAAATGGATGATGCGCAACGGCTGAAACTGCTCGCGGAAGCCGCAGTTTCCGTCTTTTAAGCGCTTAACAGGCGCAAAGCGCGAGGAATAACGTGCACATCAATCGGAGTTTGGCACACCGGTTCGCCATCCGCAAACACCCAAGTAGGCGGATTGCTCTCGATTCGCAGGCGCTCGGAGGAGAAAGAAGTGACTTCCTTAAGCTGCAAATGACGCACTCGAAGCAGCGCAATGGCGCTCCGAAGAAGCTTTAAACGTCCCATTTTCTGCACCAGAACGCACTCCAGTGCGCCGTCATCGAGCTTTGCGTGCGGCGCAATGCGCAATCCACCGCCAAAAGAAGGTGTATTAGCGAAGCTAAGCATGCAGGAATCCTGCGTAATTTCGCGTCCATTAGCGCAAATTCGCAGCCGCAAAGCCGGCGCTTGCAGCAGCGCACGAGTCATTCCAAGCACATAACCGCCGTTTCCACGAAGCCCGCGCGGCATAGAATTGGCGCATTCGGCTGCAATTGCGTCCAGTCCAAGGCCGCCAACACAGCAAAAAGGGATCTCGTAACCGTATTTATTGACGATGATTCCGACGTCTATCACGCGCAGGATGGCGTTTCCGGCGACGAATTGCCGCGCCAGATCCAGCGCATTTTGTGCTGTCGAGATGCTTACAGCCCGCGCCAGGTCGTTTCCACTGCCGCATGGAACCAGCAAAACCGGGATTTTCACCCGCAAAAGCTGTGGAAGAAAGCGATGAATTGTGCCGTCTCCGCCCATAACAGCCACAAGATCGGCGGCGGATTGCGAATCACTGGTGTCCCAATGCTCAACCTTTAGGCCGGTGTCTCGCAGACGTTCTAAGTCGCTGTCCTGCGCTCCAGGTCCGAGAATGGCAAGAGCCCGCATGCGGAAAGGACGATATCGCGCAGCGTAGGTTAGCTTTGGACATCGGTTTCTTTCTGGTCTCCATGTTCAACCCGCCTTTTCCCGTAAAATGAAGGATTCCTGGAGCCCCGATGATCTGCCTGACAGTTCATATCACCGTAAAAGCTGGCCGCGAACAGGAAACGGCCGATATGTTCCGTTCCTATGTCAAATTGGTACAAACTGAGCCCGGATGCATGCGTTTCGACGTGCTCCAGTCGCGCAAAGAGCCGCGAAAATTCATGCTTTACGAGCTCTATCGCGATGACACCGCGCTCGACGCGCATCGCCGCACCCCTCATTTTCTCGACTACACGCCCAAAATGCAGGACCTGACCGAGCAACGTGAGTCGGAGCTCTTTACCCATATCGCATGACCTTTCCTCAAGTTGACGAGCAGCTCGCATATCTAAAGAAGGGCGCGGTGGAAATTATTCGCGAGCAGGAACTGCGCGAGCGTCTGGAAAAATCGTTCAAAACCGGCAAGCCCCTCAAGGTGAAAGCCGGCTTCGATCCCACCGCGCCCGATCTGCATCTTGGTCACACGGTTTTGATTCGCAAGCTCAAACATTTTCAGGACATGGGTCACACCGCCATCTTCCTGATCGGCGACTTTACCGGCTTGATCGGCGATCCCAGCGGACGTTCGGCCACCCGTAAGCCATTAACGCGCGAAGAGATCGACCGCAATGCGGAGACCTATAAGGAGCAGGTCTTCAAAATTCTCGATCATCAAAAAACGGTGATCGACTTCAACAGCCGATGGTTCTCGAAATTCAGCGCCATCGATTTCATCCGCCTCGCTGAAAAATACACAGTGTCGCAATTGCTGGAACGCGACGACTTTCATGATCGCTTTCAAAAAGAGCAGCCAATCGCCATGCACGAGCTCCTGTATCCACTCGCGATGGGCTATGACTCCGTCGCTCTGGAAGCCGACGTGGAACTCGGCGGAACGGATCAGAAATTCAATCTTCTTACCGGCCGTGAGATGCAACGCCAGCACGGTCAGCCCACGCAGGTTGTCCTGATGATGCCCATCCTCGAAGGGCTTGATGGCACGCAGAAGATGTCGAAGTCGCTGGGGAATGCGATCGGAATCAAAGAGCCGCCACTCGAGATGTACGGCAAGCTGATGTCGATCTCCGACGAGCTGATGTGGCGCTACTACACTCTGCTCACCGATTTGCGAACGGCGGAGATCGAGGACTTGAAGTCAAGGGTCGCGTCAGGCGCAGTGCATGCCATGCAAGCCAAGAAGGATTTGGCACGCAGAATTGTCAAGGATTTTCACTCCGAGCAGGCCGCGCACGAGGCGGAGGAGAACTGGGCGAAGCAGTTCC is a genomic window containing:
- a CDS encoding VapC toxin family PIN domain ribonuclease; the encoded protein is MIILDTNVLSALMQQEPDKKVVAWLDQQPRTSIWTTSLTLLEVRFGLQIMARGKRRSLLMQAFENLLDMMSQRVAPFDAAAARQAADLRASRKRRGRPGELRDTMIAGIVVAHHAALATRNLSHFEDLSVPVVNPWLA
- a CDS encoding toxin-antitoxin system translates to MGQLVVRNLASAVKERLQQRARRNRRSMEEEVREILRNAVINDDEGSARGLGSEIARLFAKTGLHSDIAELRGNEINPASFES
- a CDS encoding lactate permease; the protein is MAWTQTYDPFGHWWLSTLCAALPIIVLFVLLAGLQVRPHLAALAGVATAMVVATTAFHMPVSLAAASFLYGVSFGLLKIVWIVVAAVFLYDVSVEAGKFEIMQRSIARITYDQRLQVLLVAFCFGAFIEGCAGFGSPVAIAGAFMIGLGFRPFHAAALNLIANTAPVAWGAIGIPVHTLAAVCGLPEPDLSAMIGRILPITAVIVPFWLVRAMVGWELTFEVLPAILVVGFSFGATQFFWANYMDSNLVDITSGVVSMIVLVVFLKLWKPKRLWREGKVFTATLSVTTKSLSKEEADRIRQSLIDNPPPDPKVFMRERRKEAALAWLPFLILSVIVLLWGLPTIKTAMNRYTTPAFQRGGWEFPILHNNVMRAAPVVAKPTREAARFDFNWLSATGSGCFLAAVISGFILGLSPRRLLRVFGHTLYRMRFAILAISFMLGLGYVTRYSGLDAVLGLAFTRSGRFYPFFGTFLGWLGVALTGSDTSSNALFGSLQRITSQQLGLDPVLMCAANSAGGVMGKMVDAQSICVATAATNQLGNEGQIFRFVVWHSIALGAIVGLIVLMYAYVFPQAVPHGLILGH
- a CDS encoding carbohydrate kinase translates to MALPAHLVVGIGEALWDMLPTGKHLGGAPLNFAYIASLLGEHAIIASRIGNDSLGAQIQSELAGRNLDTSGIQTDLKLPTGTVEVRFRAGQPEYEIRQPVAWDALEWTPKWREIAANCDAVCCGSLAQRTPKSRETIQNFLENTRPECLRVFDINLRRPFYERGIIDSSLHLATILKLNDVELPEIAAILGLKSASNGALMRELLDKYGLKVVLVTCGERGAMAAQGEKVVSHPGFKVRVRDTIGAGDAFTAAAIHCILRGLELQKTLAFANKWASWVASEAGAMPQMDDAQRLKLLAEAAVSVF
- a CDS encoding tyrosine--tRNA ligase, with product MTFPQVDEQLAYLKKGAVEIIREQELRERLEKSFKTGKPLKVKAGFDPTAPDLHLGHTVLIRKLKHFQDMGHTAIFLIGDFTGLIGDPSGRSATRKPLTREEIDRNAETYKEQVFKILDHQKTVIDFNSRWFSKFSAIDFIRLAEKYTVSQLLERDDFHDRFQKEQPIAMHELLYPLAMGYDSVALEADVELGGTDQKFNLLTGREMQRQHGQPTQVVLMMPILEGLDGTQKMSKSLGNAIGIKEPPLEMYGKLMSISDELMWRYYTLLTDLRTAEIEDLKSRVASGAVHAMQAKKDLARRIVKDFHSEQAAHEAEENWAKQFQKHQVPDELPQCNVLTSQIGLGGAAADPLPIEIDKLLVVCALTPSRTEAQRKIKERAVHVENVLVEDRILRRSLPNPFVLRLGKRMLKVHLRAG